From the Bacillota bacterium genome, one window contains:
- a CDS encoding DUF951 domain-containing protein: MVQYEVGQLIQMKKSHPCGSNCWRIIRIGMDIRIKCVKCGRSVLIPRSRFERRAKCIISDTDSL, encoded by the coding sequence ATGGTTCAATATGAGGTCGGGCAGCTAATCCAGATGAAAAAAAGTCACCCATGTGGCTCAAATTGTTGGCGAATTATTAGAATAGGTATGGATATTCGCATAAAATGTGTCAAATGTGGCCGTAGTGTATTAATCCCCCGATCACGTTTCGAACGTAGAGCAAAATGTATTATCTCGGATACGGATTCTTTGTAG